Proteins encoded together in one Rossellomorea sp. y25 window:
- a CDS encoding phosphoribosylanthranilate isomerase has protein sequence MTKVKVCGIRRQEEALWALEAGADAIGFVFADSKRKIDAESAALISASLPSNVLKIGVFVNEAKEKMEEISRTVNLDYVQLHGDESVQFCNSLNIPFIKAISIKEKEDLDGIEFFGGEMILVDSGKGPHRGGNGTTFNWDYVHELNIPQHLLLAGGLNLDNVREAITKVRPYMVDVSSGVETDGKKDRRKIESFIQEAKSV, from the coding sequence ATGACCAAAGTAAAGGTGTGTGGAATTAGAAGACAAGAAGAGGCTCTGTGGGCACTTGAAGCTGGAGCTGATGCGATAGGATTCGTGTTCGCAGATAGTAAAAGAAAAATTGACGCGGAATCAGCAGCACTAATAAGTGCTTCACTGCCTTCGAATGTATTAAAAATTGGCGTGTTTGTAAATGAGGCTAAAGAGAAGATGGAGGAAATATCCAGAACAGTAAATCTAGATTACGTACAGCTTCATGGAGATGAATCAGTCCAGTTTTGTAATAGTCTCAATATTCCTTTTATCAAGGCGATTTCGATAAAGGAAAAAGAAGACTTAGATGGGATCGAATTCTTTGGCGGAGAGATGATTTTGGTGGATAGCGGAAAGGGGCCTCATCGTGGAGGGAATGGGACGACGTTTAATTGGGATTATGTCCATGAACTAAACATCCCTCAACACTTGCTCCTTGCCGGTGGATTGAATCTGGATAATGTTCGGGAGGCGATCACAAAGGTCCGTCCCTATATGGTGGATGTTTCAAGTGGTGTGGAGACGGATGGGAAGAAGGATAGAAGAAAGATAGAATCATTTATTCAAGAGGCGAAGTCGGTATAA